In Melospiza georgiana isolate bMelGeo1 chromosome 15, bMelGeo1.pri, whole genome shotgun sequence, one genomic interval encodes:
- the STC2 gene encoding stanniocalcin-2 isoform X1 translates to MCAELGGKLLLLAPALLLALLLASARAAAGTEATHPPEGPQDRTPQQKGRLSLQNTAEIQHCLVNAGDVGCGVFECFENNSCEIRGLHEICMTFLHNAGKFDAQGKSFIKDALKCKAHALRHKFSCISRKCPAIKEMVFQLQRECYLKHDLCSAAKENVQVIVEMIHFKDLLQHEPYVDLVNILLTCGEEVKKAITRSVQAQCEQNWGSLCSILSFCTSAVHGDDRKAGEGSRAAAGRGDMAAHADAEHRESPRAAKAERGTKGHSNARAKAGGHAPKGAHGILDRADELSDFSDIRR, encoded by the exons ATGTGCGCGGAGCTCGGcggaaagctgctgctgctggccccggcgctgctgctggccctgctgctggccagcgCCCGGGCGGCCGCGGGCACTGAGGCCACGCACCCGCCGGAGGGGCCGCAGGACAGGACCCCGCAGCAGAAGGGGCGCCTGTCCCTGCAGAACACAG CTGaaatccagcactgcctggtCAATGCTGGCGATGTGGGATGTGGAGTGTTTGAATGCTTTGAGAACAATTCCTGCGAGATCCGAGGCTTACACGAGATCTGCATGACATTCCTGCACAACGCTGGAAAATTCGATGCCCAG gGAAAATCCTTCATTAAAGACGCTCTGAAGTGTAAGGCTCATGCCTTGAGGCATAAATTCAGCTGCATCAGCCGTAAGTGCCCTGCCATTAAAGAGATGGTGTTCCAGTTACAGCGGGAGTGCTACCTGAAGCATgacctctgctctgctgccaaggAGAACGTCCAGGTCATTGTGGAGATGATTCACTTCAAAGACCTGCTGCAGCATGA GCCTTACGTTGACCTAGTGAACATCCTGCTGACCTGCGGCGAGGAGGTGAAAAAGGCAATAACCAGGAGCGTCCAGGCCCAGTGCGAGCAGAACTGGGGAAGCCTCTGCTCCATCCTGAGCTTCTGCACCTCGGCCGTGCACGGGGACGACAGGAAGGCgggggaaggcagcagggccGCTGCAGGCCGCGGGGACATGGCGGCCCACGCCGACGCCgagcacagggagagcccacgagcagccaaggcagagagaggtaCCAAGGGCCACTCCAACGCCCGGGCCAAAGCTGGGGGCCACGCTCCCAAAGGGGCCCACGGCATCCTGGACCGGGCAGACGAACTGTCCGACTTCTCCGACATCCGGAGGTGA
- the STC2 gene encoding stanniocalcin-2 isoform X2 encodes MHFRAAEIQHCLVNAGDVGCGVFECFENNSCEIRGLHEICMTFLHNAGKFDAQGKSFIKDALKCKAHALRHKFSCISRKCPAIKEMVFQLQRECYLKHDLCSAAKENVQVIVEMIHFKDLLQHEPYVDLVNILLTCGEEVKKAITRSVQAQCEQNWGSLCSILSFCTSAVHGDDRKAGEGSRAAAGRGDMAAHADAEHRESPRAAKAERGTKGHSNARAKAGGHAPKGAHGILDRADELSDFSDIRR; translated from the exons ATGCACTTCAGGGCAG CTGaaatccagcactgcctggtCAATGCTGGCGATGTGGGATGTGGAGTGTTTGAATGCTTTGAGAACAATTCCTGCGAGATCCGAGGCTTACACGAGATCTGCATGACATTCCTGCACAACGCTGGAAAATTCGATGCCCAG gGAAAATCCTTCATTAAAGACGCTCTGAAGTGTAAGGCTCATGCCTTGAGGCATAAATTCAGCTGCATCAGCCGTAAGTGCCCTGCCATTAAAGAGATGGTGTTCCAGTTACAGCGGGAGTGCTACCTGAAGCATgacctctgctctgctgccaaggAGAACGTCCAGGTCATTGTGGAGATGATTCACTTCAAAGACCTGCTGCAGCATGA GCCTTACGTTGACCTAGTGAACATCCTGCTGACCTGCGGCGAGGAGGTGAAAAAGGCAATAACCAGGAGCGTCCAGGCCCAGTGCGAGCAGAACTGGGGAAGCCTCTGCTCCATCCTGAGCTTCTGCACCTCGGCCGTGCACGGGGACGACAGGAAGGCgggggaaggcagcagggccGCTGCAGGCCGCGGGGACATGGCGGCCCACGCCGACGCCgagcacagggagagcccacgagcagccaaggcagagagaggtaCCAAGGGCCACTCCAACGCCCGGGCCAAAGCTGGGGGCCACGCTCCCAAAGGGGCCCACGGCATCCTGGACCGGGCAGACGAACTGTCCGACTTCTCCGACATCCGGAGGTGA